The Amycolatopsis coloradensis sequence GGAACGCCTGCTCGACCTGCGCGGACGCGGAATTCCGCTGCGAAGCGCGTGGTTCGGCGATCGCGTCGGCGAGCTTCAGCCCGCGGTCGATACGGCCGGTGAGGATCTGCAGCACCGTGGTGATGATCGACGCGCCACCGGGCGAGCCCACGGCGAGGAACGCCTTGCCGTGGTCGAGCACGATGGTCGGCGCCATCGACGAACGCGGCCGCTTCGCCGGGCCCGGCAGGTTCGGGTCGGGCACACCCGGCGTCACCGGGGTGAAGGAGAAGTCGGTCAGTTCGTTGTTGAGCAGGAACCCGCGGCCCGGCACGACGATGCCGCTGCCGCCCTCCTGCTCGATGGTCAGCGTGTACGCGACGACGTTGCCCCACCGGTCGGCGACCGTGAGATGCGTGGTGTTCTCGCCCTCGTACGGCGTCGGCGCGGCGTTCGTCCCCGCCACACACGGCGTGTGCTCGCGCGGGTCGGCCGGCGCGACCGGGCTCGTCCCGGCCTTCGCGGGGTCGATCAGGCACGCGCGGCTGTCGGCGAACTTCTGGCTGATCAGTTCCTTCGCCGGGACGTCGACGAAGGCCGGATCGCCGATCCACCGGTTGCGATCGGCGAAGGCGTACCGCGTCGACTCCAGGAAGTAGTGCAGGTAGTCGGCCTTCTCCTCCAGTTTGGAGAGCTTCGTGTTCTCGAGGATGTTCAGCGCCTCGCCGACGGTCAGCCCGCCGGACGACGGCGCGGGCATTCCGTAGACGTCGAGGCCGCGGTACCGGGTCTTGGTCGGCTTCCGCTCGACGACGCGGTACTTCGCGAGGTCGGCCGCCGTCATGTCACCGGGCCGGACGTTCAGCGTCGACGCCGGGTCCACCGGCGGCTTCCGGACGGTGTCGACGACGTCCGCGCCGATCGGGCCGCGGTAGAGCACGTCGGTGCCCTTCGCGGCGAGCTGCGCGTACGTGCCGGCGAGGTCCGGGTTCTTGAACGTCGTGCCGACCGCGGGCGGCGCGCCGCCGGGCAGGTACAGCGACCTGGTCGACGGGAACGCCGAGAAGCGGGCGGCGTTGTTCGCGATCTGGGTGGTGAAGGTCTGGTCGACAGTGAAGCCCTTGCGGGCGAGGAGTTCGGCGGGCTTGACCGCCTTCGCCAGTGACCTGGTCCCCCACTTGCGCAGGGCTTCGTCCCAGGTCGCGGGCGTGCCGGGCACGCCGACGCCCAACCCGCTGGTGACGGCCTCCGGGAACGGGATCGCCTTGCCGTTCTCGACGAAGAGGTTCTCGTTCGCCGTCGACGGCGCGGTCTCGCGGCCGTCGAGGGTGTGCACCTTGCCGGTGCGCGCGTCGTAGTAGACGAAGAAGCCGCCACCGCCGAAGCCCGCGGAGAACGGGTCGGTGACGCCCAGCGCGGCCGCCGTCGCGACGGCGGCGTCGACGGCGTTGCCGCCCTCGCGCAGGATCTTCGTGCCGATCGCGGTCGCGTCCGCGTCGATGCTCGACACCGCGCCCAGATAGCCGACGGCGGTCGGCGACTTGGGGGTCGGTGGTGCCGCGGCCGCGGTACCCGGCGCGGCCGTGCCGACCAGTGCGGCGATCGTGGTGACTGCGGT is a genomic window containing:
- the ggt gene encoding gamma-glutamyltransferase translates to MAAHRSTLGRITAVTTIAALVGTAAPGTAAAAPPTPKSPTAVGYLGAVSSIDADATAIGTKILREGGNAVDAAVATAAALGVTDPFSAGFGGGGFFVYYDARTGKVHTLDGRETAPSTANENLFVENGKAIPFPEAVTSGLGVGVPGTPATWDEALRKWGTRSLAKAVKPAELLARKGFTVDQTFTTQIANNAARFSAFPSTRSLYLPGGAPPAVGTTFKNPDLAGTYAQLAAKGTDVLYRGPIGADVVDTVRKPPVDPASTLNVRPGDMTAADLAKYRVVERKPTKTRYRGLDVYGMPAPSSGGLTVGEALNILENTKLSKLEEKADYLHYFLESTRYAFADRNRWIGDPAFVDVPAKELISQKFADSRACLIDPAKAGTSPVAPADPREHTPCVAGTNAAPTPYEGENTTHLTVADRWGNVVAYTLTIEQEGGSGIVVPGRGFLLNNELTDFSFTPVTPGVPDPNLPGPAKRPRSSMAPTIVLDHGKAFLAVGSPGGASIITTVLQILTGRIDRGLKLADAIAEPRASQRNSASAQVEQAFLEQIEVLKALKAKGQGFSATPAEIGAATGVERLRDGRWLAAAEPTRRGGGSAAVVLPWPPR